TTCATGCTCCAAAGTCCACAAAGGCTCATTTTGATAGTTCAGCCTAAAGCTGTATTCCTGGAAGTACCCGTTGTAGGTTATTATAGATATCGTAGCCCTGGAGAATCCAAAGCAGAAAGAACATAAGGCGATAGGATGATTCCTACAATAAATTCAGCAGATTATAGACAGAATTCTGCGGTATATCCAGGAGGCTAGAGAAATTGTTCATCTTTATTACATCAAAATCCATTTGGAAGCTCATAGCAAACAAATAATCATGGACTTCACTAAAGATAATTCTTTGGATATCATTTCATAGGCTCAGGAAAAAAAAGATCATTGCTTAATTTAAAACAGAGAATTGACATAACAATTGCATGCTATGATAAATTAGACCAATAGATATGAAGGTGATGAAATATGGTAAGACTAACAAAGATGACCTCTGCATGTTCAGATCCAATTTCAAAATTCCTTTCGAAATTAATGGGCAGTGGTAACATTGGTGCCCAATCAGTGTATGGAGTGAGTAGGATGGGGTATAAGAGCTGGGTAGGGTTACATGGGGAAGGGGTGAGTGAAAAATATACCGATCCTTGCTCTAGGAATATATCTAGAGCAGGGATGGACCTTCATAAAACAAACATACActgataaaaacaaaataaaacaaacaaacaaacataagCTCACATGACATCAACACCACGCTTGTATGACCAAGTGCAAGCAATTTAGAATGACGACATATAAAACAATTCATTTAAACCAACAATCACTGTATGGTAATAATGTGAAGGGATGTCAAGGGGACACATTGACATAAAAAACAACATACAGCATCAACTTGCTAACAGAACTGTGATAACATAAAAGTTGTCAACAGCAGCATCAGAAAAATCACAATAACATGGATCTAGGAAATCACAAGAAGCATCAAGTGATAGGGTTGAAGGTATCAGCTTAAGGCACGAAGGGACACATTTAACATTCATCACAAATGATACTCTGAAACCACTTGCATCAGTTTGAGGTGGGCTTTGAGCAATGGTGAGGGCAACAACCATAAAGGAGGTTTTTTAGCACAAGGTACACACCTTTTGCTAGGGGAATTGATGAATTTCATAGGCCCTTTTTCATTcagaaaaaatgatattaaaatacGTAGGCAACAGCACTAATCCTATCTTGctcaaaaaactaaaaacaagcaCAAAATCCAACATTTGGGaagaaaaaaacacaaacaccCTAAAGAGACATTTTTAAGAACTGGCATGTCAGAAAACTCACTTGCAAAATGCAATTCCAGGTGTAGATGCATCGGCAACCTTGTCAACTTTGCGAATTACTGCATTGCTGAACCATAAAACTGATTGCATAAGTAAATGGgctaaaagaattatataacttgtaaaaacaaatttctatataaaaatgacatTAGCAAATGAATACATCCGAAAAATCTACTGGTaaagttttcttttgtttgttattctttttcatGGAAATAAATCAGATATAAATCAGAATGTCATAGGCCTACTAATCcacttatttttcattcttatttatttagtttatcTGAAGATATTGATTAGAAGGAAAGGTAGAACATGAAAAAGAACATATTTTGTTGAATCTCGGCCAAGCAGAAGCCTCATCATGGGTCTCAAATCAGAATTGAATAATTATATCATGCTATAATTTTGCCATGTCAGTCATCTAGTCCACTAAAGTGTACATTACATAGGTTACAAGCTGCTTCACCTTTTGACTCCTGCTGTAACAGCATTATGAAGTACATGACGGTGAGCTGGATCCAGTGCATCAGTAATGGAGTTGGGAATTATTGATCCAAGAATAGTACTTGATTTCCTGCTTCTGTTAAGAGTGAGAGTCCCATAGAAAAaaagatcatgaatttttgcaAATAGAAAAGAATGCATTCCTAGCATAatactaaaataatataacaagCAAGACTTTGTGAAAGAGAAGGATTGTGTTCGTTAGAAGATAAGGGAAATATGCTACCTTCCAGAGTTTCTAACCATTGCAAGACATTCCCTATACGTTTTCAGAATTTCCCTCAATGCTTATTCTTCATTTGGATATCCCTCCATTGGTTGACTATCCATAAATGATGGAAAATAACTAGGACCTCATGAATATTCATAATTAACCACCTCTAGTGGTGGTTGGTTGGGctaagagaaagaagagaagaaagaaagaagcaaaGGACCTTTGGGTTGAGTTAAGGCCAGGCAAAAGGTCAGGACCAATGGGTCTGGGTAAAACAGGTTTGAGCTGTATCTGCATCCAACCTTGATACTCCAGGGCTTTGAAGTATTATTGCTTAATAGTGGTAAGCAGACAGAAAACTTATTAATGaaattggattttattttttgctaagCAAAATTTCGATAAAAGGCATAATCCTTCCACCAACAAGACAATAAGATTCTTTTTGGATGAAGAAATACTAAATAGACCTTTACATAAACTAATCAAGCAAAAATACCTACTAGATTTgtaatatgaaatgaaaaaaaaaatttctatccAGATGACAAAGTCCTAAAACTCAATATAATCTGTTGTAAAATTTAAGTTGTTTGTCAACCCTCACTCAAATCACTTTTAGTAACTGTGACAATCAACTCTCTACTTTTTAGTTGGCATTTGACCCAATAGTTTGGATTCTCCCTCTAGCAACATAATACcccataaaaatttttaaaaagaaatagaaaaactatttttaaagCAACCATAAAGCACACTGACGAAAAAAATGGAAGTCTTCCTGCCTGTTTGATCTCATAGATCACGTgtataacaaaatattaaaagttaaCGTCCTACAATATTTGGCTATTTACATATTCCATTTCTAATCGTAAAAGTAGAAAGGAGAAAACACTAGGTTGTAGTCCTCACCTTTGATTTAAAGCAAACCCCAGAGAGAAAACATGAAGAGAACCTGACGAACTTGTGGCCACAAGAATATCTGGAATTTGCTTAGATGGTGCAAATGACAAGGAAAATATTGTTGATGGGTATGTCCCCCTTCGAAAACTATACGACTGCCAAAGAAAGACGAGTTAGATTCCAACCCAACATAAGATATTAATTAGTGATAGTGGTATTATATAGCTTCCAGGAATCTAGTTTATTTTGAGTAAAgggctaaagggaaatctcaggcACAATTGATCACAAGTCATAAATAATATTGAGAGACTGCATCCAGCCACAAAAAAGTTGGTTTTCCCATTTGATGGATTCACTTCTAAGATTTATTTTCTGATTTAGAAAATTCTATTTCACAGCAggaacaaaataattattttaatctcgAAAGCCTCTCTAGGTTAAAGAATTTGCAGtagttaattttcttttgagttttaaaGTGAGGGTCACATTAGACTCAAAGTGCTTTCTGCCTTTCTTGTGGACCATCTGTAATGGCAGCCTCTGAAAACCTgctttaaatagataaatcaaGTACCATAGATACTCGTGTATGAAGTCCTAATGAATGGATGCTGTGCCACTCCCACCTTAGTTGCATCAGAAACCAAATGGACTCTGATTATGGTTCCCTGTTCAGAAGCAGTTGCTATGTACATCCCATTGGAACATAGCACAATTGCAGCCAGAGGTGCACGATGAGCATCTATCTGAAATTCAATTTGATTAAGAATACAAATTAAATGAACTAGATAGTGCATAAGGAAAAAAGTTTGtttcaaatataataacaaGCAAATAAATGCACAAAATCCAGAATATCTGCTCCTTCATGAATATAATAagattaactcaaatcattatcCAAACTTACAATGAGAGATTTTTCCTAAAGCTCACCACATTTCATGCCTCAAAGGCAATTAATATGGCTGGCCCACTAGTCCTAAAATGCATCAAGACTGCAAAAATAAGATCTTGCATGTCCTAAGGCTTATAATAGTTCGTGTTAATTCTTGTGACTGCTTTCCTGaactttcaaaattttgaaaacaatagCACAAGTATGGATTAAGAGACAGAAGaaaggggggagagagagagatgaacttTCTATGTTAACAACTAAAAGGCAGATCCTAGATTATCATGTTGCCCATTGCATGGCTACAAACACAAAAGCTGCACTTTTAGAAAGTTCCCTCTCATCATGTGAAAAAGGAGAGAATGATGACAACTAAAAAAAGCATTTGATCATGATAGATAAATATACTGAGGTGGAGTTcaggttttttaatttatttcatcacTCATAAGGGAGAAATATTAGCTCTGTAACCTCACAGTGTGATTGGAGCTCCATGACATTGTACAACAACACAGAACCTTTGGTGATGCTGGCAGGAAGAGCTAAGAAGCAACCATCTAAACTGGGAGAGAACCCACAGAGCCCTGCAAAATAAGACAAAAGTGGGAAAACAACATTTAGAAATTTAAGCATCTAACATGATGTCAGGTCTGCAGAACTCAAAATTTTAGAGCGACATAGAAAGTTCTAGAGATTCTATTTTATGTGACCATTAGATGCTTTTAGGTGCATCTCCTATACATTCCTGTGTATTTGGGTAGCATCCTTATAgcttttctttaataattacattaacttacttataaaaaaaactgtgACTATTATATGCTATGAAATAAAAGTATTTGATGAAGAGGTATGATTTTGTTTctgaaattacaaaatcaattctattaaaaagaaagaaagtcaGAAATTGAAGAGGTATGCCTTTGTTCCTGATAGTCATGAAATCTTGATCTCAAGTTTGGTGGAGTTAAATTGATGACCATAGAAAATGTATCACATGGCAGGAggacttattttaaaaataagaaggCTTACAGGAAGAGTAACACTAAAGTACAAGTGTTATATATGCTCCATGATAGATGCAGCACACCAGAATAAGCCCATATATTTTCAATCAATACAATATTCAATCAACtccaaaataaatattgaagGAATTGTTAGAGGAAACATGTGAAACATACCACAGATAAAGATTCTCTCCAAGTCTCCACAGAAATTACTCTCATCCCTATAGAACTAATTAATGGTAATtcgataaaaaaaatcatttccagATTTTATCTACTGTTTGAGTTTATGACCTATATAGTttttgaagcattttttttacTCTAATTGAGCCACTTCATCATTTTCCTAATTACCTTAATTTTTTTCACCCTTATGTCGGTTACATAATTTTATTATGCTCTTAACGACAATGCCAAGATTTTCACTTCACCCCTTGTGATCATTCACTTACCCATCTCTTACACTCCCCCTACAACTTAAACGGCCATTTGTTGCATAAAAGACCCTTCAATTTTTAATTCCCAGAGGACCTTTTGATTTCCACCTCCAAAAGACCCTTTGGATTGGGTTCCACTTCGATTGTAGTTaccaaacaattttttattttttatttttttgacatcAGGGAGCCTCTCCAAGGCAAGGGTCCTTCAGACCCACCCCTATAGAGTAAAACCTGACTCATGCACCGCACCCTCAGAAGTTTCCCTATACAAAACTAGTTAAATCGCTGGTTTTTCACCAGGGGTGTGGCCACACCTCGGAAGTTTCACTACGGGGTGTGAGCCCAaagggagtgataccccaagaccaaggtctTCACCACTttggccaaccccttggggttagtTACCAAACAAATATTAGAACGTTTTTGTTATTCTTTtcctaaaatgattttttttttttttttaaaaaaaaaagtgaagacaAAGATAAACAATGAACAGAATTCTAtgaaaacaattataaatcatgaACAATTTATGAATGATGTTATAGGAACAACAGAGTATTTTCAACCAACCTTTTGGATTTGGCACTGTATCAATAGCGtccaatatttttactttatttatgtCATACACATACGTTTTATCTTGCAAAATGACAATGAGCCTGCATTTACCAAGATTGCATctcaatataaataatgaataacaaaacaaattaagagCTCTCTTCGTAAAAGAGTAAAAATATCTAATCGCAAGGCTAGATTTATATTAACTAAAAAATGTTTAATGGCAAAGATCAGAAACAAGAGTCCTGACTCTCAATAACCTAATAAATTCTAACTTTGAACACAATAATGTTACACAACATAAACAGATCACTTCTGACATTGTTTTGTACTCATACACCGTTTAAGTCTGACTAAATTAGATAAATGGGATATTCTAAGAAAATACAACTGAGGTTAAGCATCCTCGAGTAAGAAGCACACAGAGCTAGAGTCCAAAAGTGTGCGGATAACATGACAGAAACAGAGTGAACCAATGGGAATAACcacataatattattattggaaCCACTTTTGTTTCCAGTTTGAAAGAAGGATTGAATATATCCAAATAGACCATAAAAATATATCCAAATAGACCTATACCCCCATACAAATTGCGTatttaggcaatatcgacttgtctttatgtttttttatcaaTGTGTCTTTCTTAATCTACTATGTTTTTTATGCATCAAGAAGAATCAAAAGagcaaaagaacaaagaaaaaacctaTATGGAATTATACTCCTAAAAAAAGGGCACTATAGAATTGCTCCTGTACAAGCATGTATTGAAGAGACGTTGACAAGGCATATAAATCCTAACAGGTTATAGATGTGAAGAAGTGTCTAAGATGCCAATTTATTAGGCAGAACCATTTCGAAAATCTGAGCACATCATTATTTGTCGTCCATCTAAGGAGAAGATCAATTCTCTGTGACAGCCATGATTTATGTTGTTTAAAAATAACCCTAAGTTATTCAGGCCACTATCAAGCACATTAGCTTCATATATCAAACACCGCACCCCCCCCAGAAAAACCTCTTTTAATAATTAACATCAGTAAAGATTATCAGAATAATTATTGCCATGAAACATGGAAACAGAACATCAAAACAATAATCTCCAACACAATTCAGATTCTATCTGAGATCTTTTACCTTTCCTTATTCATGCGAACAGCAAGTATTGaagttaaaaaattcaattctcGGAGAGCAGTTCCAGTTGTTATATTGAACAAACAAAGACGACGAGGTGATAAAGATGGCTGTTGAAGTCAGAAACAACCAAAGTAAGTAACAAGAAAGTAAGACAACAGATACAGTACGACCTCTATAAGTAACATGGCCCAAGCACCTGTTCACCAGCTCCAACGATTGCAAGAAGACTGGAGGTAAACAGCATTTCGACAACAATGAAGGCTCCAATAgctagcaaaaaaaaaaaagaatgtttgTAATGACTATAGTATTTCAATTAAGCTTCATGATATCCAAATTTCAAGTGTAGACATAATATTACTTACAATTGCTAAGGAAAGGCAACAACAAATCATTTGGCAAAAATATTGACtgctccctctctctctacatGTGTGTACATGGCTGATGGTTGAATGAACAAAGACTCACACATGGAACCCGCATTGTGCATGTTTTATACAACACAAACGGGGTGGGACTAACATCTATATGCAGACCAATCACAGCTTCATGGTAGCAACTATATGAATATATTGTATTGAATGAGAAGCTGGTGCGCCAAGAGGTTCTTCTTGATCATTAAACAAGCAATAGCAGCAGCTGCTTGAATTTTTCTATCTACATCTATATGTACAGTGTGTGTTTGTGCGCACTGGCTAACTATTTAGCAACAAAAGTCTACCTCATGCACCAGAAAGCACGcgtgttagagagagagagagagagagagagagagagagagagagatgatcacTTGCCTAAGAAATTGCTTGCCAATTTGTGATTAATATACATGTACATGTGGGCCGCCCAAGTGCTTCTCATATTAAGTAGCCAGATGGCATTGTGAGCTTACAAGGGCCTCATGGAATTACCTTTTTAGCAAAATGGGATTCACATGGGTTATGCCGGGGAGTGTGGTTGACCTACTAGCTAGTTGGAGACGGATCAAAGGGATACCACAGATTGCAGTTGTGTGGAAGATGGCTCCCATTTGTCTactgtggtgcatttggagggaaaTAAATGACCGAGATTTTGAGGATAGAGAAGAGTTTTAAGAGTTTTTTCTAGAAGTCTTTATTTATGTAGGCCATCAttatagactttaatggtctcaactttcatgatttccttgtatctgtTTCAAGTTCCTAACTAGGTGTAATctcatgtatacttcctatgtacttggacTATGACTACttcaatatcaataaaatatcttcttagttatcaaaaaaaaaaaaaagtagcgaGATGGTGTTGTTCAGAAGTTATTTCACAAGGCTTACATCAGCGGCAAGACTTAATAAATATTAACCTACCAAAGCAGCCCTTCTTCATGCGCCTAATAATGTGAAATCCATTATTTAAGGAAGGTTATGCCGTAGaattcacttttcttttctccaAATACAGCTTGGAGTAAGCTTCGCaatcaaaaacatattttttctgAACTTTGAAGTTCTTTTCAGGATAGATGGACAAGGCAACGGTTTACAATCTAGCTCCAACACAAGCAGCCAATTTAGCTGCTTGGTCTAAAAAGTCTAAATAAGCTAAATCCTCCACTGAGCGTTATAGTTTTGGAAAGAAATATCTTTTCTTTACATACAGTCATCACATGTTAAAACCAAACTCCCAAGAGAGAATGTTTGAGTTCATTCTACCAATTCCAGGAACCATTCTAACAGAAATTAATTCGGGATTGAATCTTCTTTCCTTTGCTttacaagcaaacaaacatagAGTAGAATTCACAtaagtttcaagaaaaaaataataagaactgCAAAGTGAAACAtactcaaataataatataaacaaaGGCGTAAAAAAGACAGTAAGATTTTTGGTCAGAGAACTCACCTCGCTCGTAACAAAGCCTCCCTGTAttcgaatcaaatactttaaaacctTCCCTTGTGCCTATCACAAAGAGACTAAAAATTtccaacaggaaaaaaaaaatattaactttatCATTCTTTTTCGTATCCATAGTATTTCGCTATAAGTTATCCAACAAAACTGTCTCCGGGAAATATCTTCCATGAAAAGAAATCCCAAAGCTCAGGAATTTCCCAGATTGAATGGAAAGCTACGGAATTCGTTCGAGAAATAGAAAAAACAGTAACAATTGCAAAAGTACCTGGCGTCCTGATTGAAGGAAGCGCAGAGGATAGGGTAGGAGGACGAGGAGGACTGATTGGCCATTGAAGGAAGGAAGATGAGCTCGATGGCTTGCTTCCCGAGGTTTATTTGGAGCTTCGAAGTTCGAAGGCTTCAACGGTGGAGTCTGTTTTCGGAAAGGGATGGAAAAGAAAGATGGACGTTGTACGACCTCTACGTGGGTCCCGCCAAAAGATTCTGACGTGGACGGTCCAGATTGGACTACGTACCAAACagccattttatttatttatttgaatgtATATTATAGAGATTAAATCGGTATAAGTTTAATTATTAGACTATATCACTTTGTTTAATTTAGGTATAAtacttccatcaaaaaaaaaaaaaaaatttaagtataataccaaattttaaaataaaaataatattctaataatattgaataataatcacttttatatattttttatatattatactgatgtgattaactaaattaattattttatattaaaacaatatgatGCAGCTAATCACATTAGTAAAGTGCAGAGTAAGTAAAAgtaattatacatataattttttatttcttctaatacatAAAGGTGCAATTAGAATTCGAGTAATGTTAGGTATCATTGTGCAAGTATCGCAtactcctttttaaaaaaagtaaaatttaacattaaaaaattaattttttcttatttactcGTTTTTTGCAAAAATAGTATGTACCATTTGCACATTTTATATAACgaattttgctatatacaagtacagtcgagtattaatttatgtatcaatactgattcattc
This is a stretch of genomic DNA from Carya illinoinensis cultivar Pawnee chromosome 15, C.illinoinensisPawnee_v1, whole genome shotgun sequence. It encodes these proteins:
- the LOC122297316 gene encoding autophagy-related protein 18b isoform X1 codes for the protein MANQSSSSSYPILCASFNQDASLFVIGTREGFKVFDSNTGRLCYERAIGAFIVVEMLFTSSLLAIVGAGEQPSLSPRRLCLFNITTGTALRELNFLTSILAVRMNKERLIVILQDKTYVYDINKVKILDAIDTVPNPKGLCGFSPSLDGCFLALPASITKGSVLLYNVMELQSHCEIDAHRAPLAAIVLCSNGMYIATASEQGTIIRVHLVSDATKSYSFRRGTYPSTIFSLSFAPSKQIPDILVATSSSGSLHVFSLGFALNQRSRKSSTILGSIIPNSITDALDPAHRHVLHNAVTAGVKSNAVIRKVDKVADASTPGIAFCKATISIITYNGYFQEYSFRLNYQNEPLWTLEHEFNLLSPVSDNASS
- the LOC122297316 gene encoding autophagy-related protein 18b isoform X2, coding for MANQSSSSSYPILCASFNQDASLFVIGTREGFKVFDSNTGRLCYERAIGAFIVVEMLFTSSLLAIVGAGEQPSLSPRRLCLFNITTGTALRELNFLTSILAVRMNKERLIVILQDKTYVYDINKVKILDAIDTVPNPKGLCGFSPSLDGCFLALPASITKGSVLLYNVMELQSHCEIDAHRAPLAAIVLCSNGMYIATASEQGTIIRVHLVSDATKSYSFRRGTYPSTIFSLSFAPSKQIPDILVATSSSGSLHVFSLGFALNQRSRKSSTILGSIIPNSITDALDPAHRHVLHNAVTAGVKSNAVIRKVDKVADASTPGIAFCKNTALG